The Nocardioides zeae genome includes the window TGGTTGGCCCAGATCGGGTCCCAGTTGCGCAGGCCCTCGACGTAGTGCCACATGCGGTCGGGGTTGATGACCGCGCCGCCGGCGGCCTCGGTGATGCCGATCATCCGCCCGTCGACGTGGGCGGGCACGCCGGCGACCATCCGCTCCGGCGGGGTGCCGAGACGCGCGGGCCAGTTCTGGCGCACCAGCTCGTGGTTGCCCCCGATGCCGCCGGAGGCGACGACCACGGCCTGGGCGCTGAGCTCGAACTCCCCGGTCTCGTCGCGGGAGGACGCCGCGCCCCGTACGACGTCGGACGGCGCCAGCAGAGCGCCGCGCACGCCCGTGACCGTGCCCTCGCTGGTGACGAGCGCATCGACGCGGTGCCGGAAGCGGAGCTCGATCCGCCCGGTCGCGACGTGCTCGCGCACGCGCCGCTCGAAGGGCTCCACCACACCGGGTCCGGTGCCCCAGGTGAGGTGGAAGCGCGGCACCGAGTTGCCGTGGCCGTCGGCGCGGCCGTCGCCCCGCTCGGCCCACCCGACGACCGGGAAGAAGCGGTGGCCCATCTGCCGCAGCCACGACCGCTTCTCGCCGGCGGCGAAGTGCACGTAGGCCTCGGCCCAGCGCCGCGGCCAGTGGTCCTCGGGACGGTCGAACTGCGCCGAGCCGAACCAGTCCTGGAGCGCGAGGTCGAGCGAGTCCTTGACGCCCATCCGCCGCTGCTCGGGGCTGTCGACGAGGAAGAGCCCGCCCAGCGACCAGAAGGCCTGGCCCCCCAACGACTGCTCCGGCTCCTGGTCGAGCACCACCACCTTCCGACCGGCGTCCGCCAGCTCCGCCGCGGCGACGAGCCCCGCCAGTCCTCCCCCCACCACGATCGCGTCTGCGTCCATGGGGAGAGGCTCGGCGCCGTCTCCGACGAGCACAAGGGTGGTCACCTGAGGTGAGCACTGGCATTGTCATGTCCTGACAGATTCCAGCGCCGGCGAGGAGCGAGCATGGCCACCGACCCCGCCCGTCGCACCGTGCGCGACGAGGCCCTCGCCCGGCTCGACGAGATCGCCGCACGCGTCACCGCCGAGATCGTCGCCGAGATCCCCGCCTACGCCGCGCTCGCGCCGGCCCAGCTCGCCGAGGTCGACGCGATCGCGCGGTGGGGCACGACCCGGGTGCTGGACCTGTGGGCGGAGGGCGCGGCCGGGCTCGCACCGTCGGACGTGCAGCGCTTCCGGGGGATCGGCGCCGCTCGGGCGCTCGACGGGCGCCCGCTGCCCGGCATCATCCGCGCCTACCACCTCGCTGCCACCCAGGTCGTCGACCACATCGAGGCCACCGCCGCCGACCGCCTCACGGTCGGTGACGCGATCGCCCTGTCACGCCTGTGGATGGCGGTCGTCGACACCCTCACCGACGCGCTCCACGACGGCTACGCCGCCGGCGCCCAGCGCGCGGGCGACCGTGACGGCGCCATCGAGCACCTCCTCGACGACCTGCTCGCCGGCCGTCAGGTCGCGCGCACCAACCTCGAGGACCGGAGCCGGGAGCTGCGAGTCGCGGTCCCGCCGCGCCCCACCCTGCTGGTGGTCGCCCTCTCCCCCGACGGACCGTCGCGCGCCGACCTGGCCGCCCTGGTGGGCGACGACGCGCCGCTCCGGCACCGCGACGGCCACGGCGTCGCCCTCCTCGACGCGGCGGCCGCCCGGGCGGCCGCCGTGCGCTGGACCGCGTCGTGGCGGGGTGCGCTGATCCCGAACGACCGCGTCGCCGACCTGCCGCGGTCCTTCCGCCTCGCCACCCGTGCGCTCGACCGCGCTCCCGCGCACGCGTACGGCGAGGGCCGCCTCCTCGACGAGGCCGACGCGCTGCTCGTCGCGCTCCTCACGGGCCATCCCGACACGGACCACGCGCGCCTCGAGCGCCTGACCCTCGGCGGCTTGGGCGACGCCGACCACCTGCGGGCGAGCATCGAGGCCCACATCGCGACCGGCTCGGCCGACGCCGCCGCGGCCCGGCTCGGGGTCCACCCGCAGACCCTGCGCCACCGGCTGCGGCGCACCCGCGACCTCACCGGCCGCGACCCCCGTCGCCCCTGGGACCGGCTCGTGCTCGAGGTGGCGCTCCTGGGCCGGGCCGGGTAGTCAGGCGCAGCCGAGGACGTCGTACGCCGCGGCGGCGAGCTCCACGAGGTCGTCGCGCTGCTCGTCCTCGTCGCGGGTGTCGGCGAGCGCCCAGCCGAGGCGGCTGCTGGTGGCGGTCACGGCGCACTCCTCCGAGGCGACGAGGACGGCGGAGTCGCGGTCGACGTACACCTCCTTGCCGTCCACCTCGACGGGGTCCCCGGAGCCGGCGAGGCCCATGGCGAGGTAGCCCTCGTTCGTCAGCTGGGACCCGATCGTCGTGAACGCCTCGTCCCCGACGTACGCGCACCGGATCCCCGCCGCGCCGACCGCTCCGCGCGCGGCGCGCACCTCGCCCACCCGCGCGGTGACCAGCTCGTCGGCGGGATCGGGGCAGGAGGCGGGCAGCTCGACGGCCGGTACGTCGACGTCCGCGAGGCCGTCCACGACCTCGCGGGCCAGGTCCACGAGCAGGTCCTCGGACACCACGGCGTCGCTGTCGTCCCGGAACTGGCTGTCGACGAGCACGACCTGGTCCCCGGCCCGGACCGTCACGCGGAGCCCGTCGTAGGAGTTCACCGCGACGTACGCCTCGTCGCCGAGACCCGCCAGCGGCTCGGCGGGGTCGCTGCCGTAGGGCGTCGCGATCGCAGCCACCGGGCGGCCGTCGTCGAAGGCGCGCACCCCCACGTTCAGCATCCCGCCGGCGAAGCCGCAGGCCGCGAAGGTCTCCTCGCCCGGGAGGAGACCGACGGCCTCGCCACCGAGGTCGTCCGCACCGCCCGAGCTGCTGGCGTCGAGGGCCTCGGCGAGCGCGTCGCGCGTCTCCGCCGAGACGAGCCCGCACGGCACGGAGCCGGCGTCGGTCCCGCCCGTCGCGTCCCAGTCGCCTGCCGTGTCGCCTGCCGTGTCGCCGTCGGCGCGATCGCGGTCACCCGGTCCCCCGTCGTCGTCGCCGCACCCCGCGAGCGCGAGCGGGAGGACGAGCGCGGCGGCGAGCAGGGCAGGACGGCCGGGACGGAGGAGACGCATGACCCCGCCCTTCCCCCTGGGACGTCATGCGAACCGTCGGCCGGGGCCACCGCTTTGCATGACGTGCGGAAGGGGACGGCGCGCACCCTCAGCCGAGGTCGATGCCCATCTCGGCCAGGGTCCGCTGCGCGATCCGGAACGCGGTGTTGGCGTCGGGCACACCGCAGTAGATCGCCGTCTGCAGGAAGAGCTCCTCGAGCTCGTCGACCGTGACCCCGTTGCCGATCGCCGCGCGGACGTGCATCGCGAGCTCCTCGTGGTGACCGCGCGCGACGAGCGCGGTCAGGGTGATGAGGGAGCGGGAGTGCCGGCTGAGCCCCGGGCGGGTCCAGATCCCGCCCCAGGCGTACTGCATGATGAAGTCCTGGAACCCCGCCGTGAACCCCGTCGCCGCGGCGGTGGCGCGGTCGACGTGCGCGTCGCCGAGCACGGCGCGCCGCACCCGCATGCCGGCGGCGCGCTGCTCCTCGATCGTCGCCGACGACGGGACCCCGTCGCGGTCCACCGCGGGGCCCGTTGCGCCGTGGTGGGCCCGCAGGAACGGCACGAGGAGAGCTGCCACCCGGTCGGGGGCCTCGGCAGGGGCCAGGTGGGCGACGTCGTCGAGGACGACGAGGCGCCCGTTGCGCACCCCGTCGGCGATCGCCGCGAGGTCGGCGGGCGGCGTGGCCTGGTCGGCGGCACCGGCGACCGCCAGGACCGGCGCCGCGACCTCGACGAGCCGGTCGCGCGCGTCGAAGGCGGCGAGGGCGGAGCAGGTGTGCGCGTAGCCCCCGGGATCGGCGGCGGCGAGCGCATCGAGGAGCAGGCCGGCGCGCTCGGGGTCGCGGTCGACGAACCCCGGCGCGAACCAGCGCTGCCGCGCGCCGTCGACCACGCTCGACGTGCCCGACGCTCGGACGAGGGTGGCTCGCTCGTGCCAGCCCGCGGCCTCCCCGATCCGCGCGCCGGTGCAGACCAGGGCTGCGGCGACGACCCGCTCGGGCGCGTCGAGCAGGAGCTGGAGCCCCACTGCACCGCCGACGGACACGCCGGCGTACAGCACGCGTTCGCCGCTCCGACCCTCGTGGGCCAACGCGGCGTCGAGCGCCGCCAGCACGCCCGCCGCCAGCTCCCCCAGGTCGAAGGGGTCCTGGGGCGCGGGGCTGGTCCCGTGACCCGGCAGGTCCCAGGCGAGGACGCGGTGGTCGGCCGCCAGCGCGGCGGCCGTGGTCTCCCACAGCGCGGTCGCGGACGTCCCCAGGGACGGGCCGAGCAGCAGCACGGGACCCCGGCCCCCGAGGTCGACGGTGCGGATGTCGGGCACGCTCACTGCTCTCTCCTGCTCTCGCGGCGCAGGCGCTCGGCCTGCTCGACGACGCGACGGACGATCCCGTCCGCGGCACCGAGGTACGTCGAGGGATCGTGGGCCGCGTCCGCGGGGGCCGGGGGCGGGGTCGGCGCCCGCGGCCCGCCGTACCGCGTCGCGCTCGGCCAACAGCCCCGCGGAGGAGGCGGCCCGTGCCCGCTCGCCCATCACGTCCGCGTGCACCCGCAGCCCGGCCACGAGCTCGGCGGTCTGGTCGGCGGCCACGACGCTGCGGCGTCCGAGGTCGCGGAGGGTCGCCCACTCGGCGTGCCACGAGCCGGTCGGCCGCTCGTCGTCGGCGAGCGCGGCGGCAGCGTGCAACGTCGCGACGAGGCCCGGGGTCGTGATCGCGGCGCGCCGCACGAGCACCGACAGCACGGGGTTCTGCTTCTGGGGCATGGTCGACGAGCCGCCGCGGCCCTCGCCCGTCGGTTCCCCGACCTCGCCGACCTCGGACCGCACCAGGGTGAGCACGTCGGTGGCGATCCGGCCGCAGGCCTGGGTCGCGGTGCCCAGCGCGTCCCCGGCGCGGGTGACCGGGGTGCGGTCGGTGTGCCACGGCACCGAACGGGCGAGCCCCAGGGCGTCGGCCAGGACGTCGGTGATCGCGAGGGGGTCGACGGCCGCGCCGGTGCGCGCAGTCGCCCCGAGGGACGTCAGCTCGCCGAGGGCCGACAGCGTGCCCGCGGCCCCGCCGGCCTGCACGGGCAGGAGGGCACGGGCGCGACGTACCTCCTCGGCGGCCGCTACGACGCCCCGCAGCCAGCCGGCCGCCTTGAGGCCGAAGGTCGTGGGCACGGCGTGCTGGGTGAGGGTGCGGCCGACCATGACCGTCCCCCCGTGCTCGCGCGCCAGGTCGGCCAGCGCGTCGGCGGCACGACCGAGGGCCTCGTCGACGCGGTCGAGGGCGTCGACCAGCGCCAGGACCAGCGTGGTGTCGACGACGTCCTGGCTGGTGAGGCCGCGGTGCAGCCACGTCGCCGCGTCGGCCGCGCCGGTCGCGCGCAGCCGCTCCCGCAGCACACCGACCAACCCGATCACCGCGTTGCCGCCCCCCTCGGCGCCGAGCGCCAGGTCGGCAGCGTCGTCCTCCCCCACACCGGGCAGGACCGCCGCGGCGGAGGTCGGCGCGACGCCGGCCGCCACGAGCCCGTCCAGCCAGGCCTGCTCCACCCGCACCATCAGTGCCAGCAGGCGGGTGTCGTCGAAGAGGTCGCCGGCGCGCTCGTCGCCGGGCCACAACAGGTCGGGCACCCGGTCAGTCTCCCCCGGCCGACCCGCGACGACCGTCGAAGGCGAGGAAGACGGTCTCGTCGTCGCCCTGCAGGCGTACGTCGAAGACGTACCCCTGCCGGTCGGCCGTCGCCAGCAGCGTCGCGCGCCGCTCGGCGGGCAACGAGGCGAGCAGCCGGTCGGCGGCCAGCGCCTGCTCGTCGACGCCGGGTGCGCCCGCGGGGAGGTAAGCCCGCGTGAACAGGCGGTCCACCTGTCCCCGGGCGAAGACGGTGACGGCGAAGAACGGCGCCGCACCCGGCCGGGCCGGCCCCGGGGTGAGCGTCGAGAAGGAGTAGGCGCCGCGCCGGTCCGTCGACGCTCGGCCGAAGCCGGTGAAGGTGAAGCCGTCGCGGCGCAGGCTGCCCTCGACCTGGGGGACCGCGCCGCCGGGGTCGGTCTGCCAGATCTCGACCAGGGCGTCCGGCACCGGCGCACCGGCCCCGTCGACGACGTGTCCGTGCAGGCGGACCGCGCCCGGCGCACCCGGGGGCACGAGGTCGCGGTCGCCGGCGTACGGCAGGGCGTAGTGGAAGAACGGCCCGACGGTCTGACCGGGCGTCCGTGCTGGGGAGGTCATCGTCGTCCTCTCAGAGGTGCTCGACGTCGGACTCGCGCACGGTGCGGTGGGAGCCGGTGAGCACGATGTCCCACCGGTAGCCCGTCGCCCACTCGTGCGTGGTCACGGTGTGGTCGTAGGTCGCGACGAGCCGGTCGCGCGCCGCGGGGTCGACGATGGACTGGTAGATCGGGTCGAGGTCGAAGAGCGGGTCGCCCGGGAAGTACATCTGCGTGACGAGGCGCTGGGTGAACTCCGTGCCGAACAGGCTGAAGTGGAGGTGCGCGGGCCGCCAGGCGTTGCGGTGGTTCCGCCACGGGTAGGGGCCGGGCTTGATCGTGGTGAAGCGGTACCAGCCGTCACCGTCGGTGAGGCAGCGACCGGCACCGGTGAAGTGGGGGTCGACGGGCGCGGGGTGCTGGTCGCGCTTGTGCACGTAGCGGCCGGCCGCGTTGGCCTGCCACAGCTCGACGAGCTGGTGGCGCACGGGACGGCCCTCGCCGTCGACCACACGTCCGGTGACGACCATCCGCTCCCCGATGGGCTCGCCGCCGTGCTGGATGGTGAGGTCAGCCTCGAGGGGGTCGACGTCCGTCGGGCCGAAGGCCGGCGCCCAGAGCTCGACCTCCTCGGGATCGGCGTGGTGCAACGACTTCGTCGGGTGCCGCAGGATGCTGCTGCGGTAGGGCGGGTAGTCGAGCCGGGGGCGGGTCTCGACGGGCGCACCGGCGGCCACGGACGCGGCGTAGTCCTGCGCGATCGTCGCCATCTCGGCGGAGAGCTCCGCCTGGGTCTCGGTGGTCACGCCTGCGACGGTAGTGCGGCACGGGTACGCTCGGCGCCTCACATCTTCCACTCAGCGGAAGGAAGGCGGAGATGGCCGGCAACGCGCGCGAGCCCGGGACGACGGTCGCGCAACGCATCGTCGCCCTCCTCGGGGCCTTCGACGACCAGCACCGCCGGCTCCCGCTCGCCCGCCTCGCCGAGCGCTCGGGCCTCGCCCCACCGACGGCGCACCGGCTCGCGGCCGAGCTGGTCGCCGGGGGGCTCCTGGAGCGTCGCGGCGACGGGACCTACGCCGTGGGTCGGCGACTGTGGGACCTCGGCCTGCTCGCCGCCGTCCAGACCGACCTGCGAGCCGCGGCAGCGCCGTTCCTGCAGGACATCTACGCCGCCACGCTCGCCACCGTGCATCTCGCGGTGCGGGAGGGCACGGAGGTGCTCTACGTCGAGCGGCTGTCGGGACGGGCCTCGGTGCCGATCATCTCGACGGTGGGCAGCCGGCTGCCGGGGCACGCGACCGGCGTCGGGAAGGTACTGCTCGCGCACGCACCGCCCGCGGTCCTCGACGAGCTCCTCGCGGGCCCCCTGCCCCGGCTGACGCCCTACACCGTCGTGCAGCCCGGCACGCTGCGGCGCCAGCTGGAGGCCGCCCGCCGCGACGGCTACGCCACGACCGTCGAGGAGGTGTCGGCCGGGGCGTGCTCGCTGGCGGTCCCCGTACGCCGCGGCAGTGCCCCCGACGCCCCCGTGGTGGCCGCGCTCGGCGTGGTCGTGCCCTCGCTCAAGCGCGACCGCCCGCGGTTGCTGGCGTCGCTGCGCACCGCCGCTGCGGGGATCGCCCGGTCGCTCTGACCCGCCCCCTCCCCCGCCGGGGACGGATCAGACCGTCGGCCAGCCCGTGTACCCCTCGGCGAGGTAGGTGGACCCGGCCGTGGAGCTCACCAGGCTCTCGAGCTCACCGAGCTGCCGCGCCTCGTCGAAGTCCTCGGAGTCGGGCGAGCGGTGCAGCATCGTGGTCATCCAGTAGGAGAAGTGCTGGGCCTTCCACACCCGCGCGAGCGCGCGGTCGGTGTAGGTCTCCAGCGCGTCGGCCTGGCCCTTGAGCAGGAACCGCTCGAGCTCCTCGGCGAGCACCCGCACGTCCGCCATCGCCAGGTTCAGACCCTTGGCCCCGGTCGGCGGCACCGTGTGCCCGGCGTCCCCCGCGAGCACGAGACGGTCGTGGCGCAGGGGCGTCTGGACGAAGCTCCGGAACGGCAGGACGCTGCGCTCCAGCACCGGGCCCGTCTGCAGCCCGAAGTCGTCCACACCGGCGACCCGCCCCTGCAGCTCCTCCCAGATCCGCTCGTCGCTCCAGCCTGTCGGGTCCTCACCGGGATCGCACTGGAAGTACATGCGCTGCACGTCCGGCGTGCGCTGGCTGATGAGGGCGAACCCCTTCTCGGAGCGGGCGTAGACCAGCTCGGGGGCGCTGCGCGGCGCCTGGGCGAGGATCCCGAACCACGCGAACGGGTACTCGCGGAGGTACTGCTTCCGGTCCGCCACCAGCGGACGGCAGACGCTGCGGGAACCGTCGGCCCCGACGACCACCTCCGCGACGACCTCGTGGGTGCGACCGTCCGTGCCAGTGTAGGTGACGCGGGGCTCGGCGACGTCGAGCACCTGCACGTCGCTCACCCCGTACCGCAGGTCGCCCGCGGCGGCCGAGCGGGTGGCGTGCAGGTCGCGGAAGACCGCGGTCTGCGGGTAGAGCCAGACCGACGCGCCCACGAGCGCCTCGAAGTCGACGTGGTGGCTCACGCCGCCGAAGCGCAGGTAGATGCCCCCGTGCCGGTCCCCCTCGGTGAGCACCCGCTCGCTGGCGCCCGAGTCGACGAGGAGCCGGACGCTGTCGCGCTCGAGGATGCCGGCGCGATGGGTGGTGGCGATCTCGTCGTGCTCGCGATGGTCCAGCACGACCGACTCGATGCCGGCCAGGTGCAGGAGGTGGGAGAGGAGGAGACCGGCGGGGCCGCCGCCGACGACGACGACCCGGGTGCGGGTGGTGGATGCGGTGGTCACGGCGAGGACGCTAGGGGCCCGTGACGGGCATCACCTCCCCTAGGATGTCACTGAGTGGAACGCGTTTCCGAGGGGAGCAGTCCGTGGCGGGTGGTGGGACCCCGGGGGCGTCGCTGGTCCGGCGGACGCTCGCGGTGCTCGGCGCGTTCGACGACCGACACCGGCGGCTGGGCCTGACCGAGCTCGCGACCCGTGCCGACCTTCCCGTGCCGACGACCCTGCGCATCGCCCGCGAGCTCGTCGCGGGGGGCGCCCTGGAGCGCGGCGAGGACGGCCGGTACGCCGTGGGCCGACGCATCTGGGACCTCGGGCTGCTCGCCCCCATGCAGAGCGGGCTCCGGGAGACGGCCGCCCCCTTCCTCCAGGACCTCCAGGCGGCGACCCGCGCGACCGTGCACCTGGCCGAGCGCGAGGGCGACCAGGTCCTCTACCTGGAGCGGCTCGCCGGGCGCACCACGGTGCCGGTGGTCAGCCGCGTCGGCGGCACCCTGCCGCTGCACGCCACCGGGGTCGGCAAGGTGCTGCTCGCCCACGCACCGGCCGACGTGGTCGCCCGGGTGCTCAGCGAGCTGTCCGGGCGGCCGCGACTGACGCCGTACACGATCACGTCGCCCGGGGTCCTCGCCGAGCAGCTGCGGCGGATCCGCCGGGAGGGCGTGGCGACCACGGCCGAGGAGATGACCCTCGGGGCCTGCTCGATCGCCGTGCCGATCCGCCTGGGCGGGACGGGCGGGACGGGCGGGACGGGCGGGACCGGCGACCCGGGAGGAGCCGGCGAGGTCGTCGCGGCGCTCGGCGTCGTGGTGCCGTCGCTGCGCCGCGACCGCCCGCGGATCCTGGCCGCGCTGCAGGTCGCGGCCTCGGGCACGGGACGCGCCCTGGCGAGGGCCGCGGTCGGCCAGCGCGGCTGAACCGCGGCGCTCCGCTCAGCGGGCCACCAGGCGAGCAGGCAGGGAGGAGAAGCCCCGCAGGGTGTTGTTGAGGTGGCGGACCGGGATACCGTCCGGTTCGATCTTCTTCACACGACGGGCGAGCGCGTGCAGCACGCACTCGGCCTCCATCCGCGCCACGTGCTGGCCGACGCACTGGTGGATTCCCATGCCGAACCCCACGTGACCCGACGGGTCGCGGTCCAGGTCGAACTCCTCGGGGCGCTCCCACCGGCTCGGGTCGTTGTTGGCCGAGCCGAGGAACATGAGGATCTTCCGCCCCTCGGGGACGACCACGTCACCGACACGAACGTCGCACGTGGCCGTGCGGAAGAAGGTCTGGACGGGTGACTCCCATCGGATCGCCTCGTCGAACGCGACCCGGGCCCGGGCGGGTTCTGCTCGCAGGCGCTCCCACTGCTCGGGTGACGACAGGAAACCGGCCATCACCGCTCCCAGGGCGTGCACGGTGGTGTCGACCCCGGCGGACAGGAGCGAGCGGACCACGAGCGGCGCCTGCTCGGCGGTGATGTCGCCACAATCCGACGCCTCCCAGATGCGCGCACCGAAGCCGTCCGCGGACAGGACCTCGCGACGGCACTGCTCGTTGACCCACCCGGAGACCCCAGCGATCCTCGGCAACCCCTTCTCGACGAGCGCATTGACGGGACCGAACGCGTTGAAGAGGTGGTCGCCGTAGGGCAGCAGGTTCTCGCGTCCCTCCTCAGGGATGCCGACCGCGTCGGGGAAGACCCGCAGCGGGAAGCGCTCGGCAAGGTTCGACACCGCGTCGAAGCGCTCACGCTCGAGCAGGTCCTCGACAAGCTCCTCGGCGGCTGTCTCCCACCGCGGACGCAACGCACGCAGCGCGCGGGGGTTCAGGATGGGCTCGAGGACGTGGCGAGGGGCGTCGTGATGCGGAGGGTCGGTCTCCAGCAGCAGGCTCGGCGGTCGCCACGGCTTCTCAGAGCGGAAGTTGCTCAGTCCCACGCCCGCCGCAGACTGGAAACGCTGCCAATCGACGAGTGCGGCGTGCACCTCGGCGTAGCGTCCCATCGCGTAGACGTCGTAGCGCGGAAGGTGCACGACGGGGCCGGCCGCGCGCAGACGCTCGTGGAACGGGATGGGATCGGCGAGGATCTCCGGCCCGAAGGGGTCGACGTCCAGGGCCGGGGCCTCGACGGTCGGATCCGGGGTGGCGAGCGACATGGTGGTGTTCCTTCGGTGGGCGCTGGACGGGCAGGTGAGCCGAGAGGTCAGAGGTCGAGGACGAGGCGGTCGCTCGCCGACCTGGAGACGCAGGGGTAGAAGCAGTCGTTCCGGCGGCGCTGCGCCTCGTCGAGCAGCGAGTCGCGGTGGTCGGGGGTGCCGGCGAGCACGGTGGTCTCGCACGTCCCGCACACGCCCTGCCTGCAGGAGGCCAGGACGGGCGCTCCCGCTGCCGCGAGAGCGTCGAGCACGCTGTCCCCGGGCTGGATGCCGAGCACCGTGCCGGTGCGGGCGAGCTCCACCTCGTAGCCGGTCGTGCGCACCGGCGGGCCCTGCTCGCGCGCCTCGAACCGCTCGATCCGCAAGTGCCCGACTGGTCTGTCGGTGCACACAGACTCCACGGCGGCGAGCAGCGGCGCGGGGCCGCAGCAGTAGATCTTCGTGCCGGACGGTTCGGCATCGACCGCCGACGCCAGGTCGAGGAGTCCGTGGGAGTCCTGGGGCCACAGGGTCACCCGATCGCCCCAGCGTGCGAGGCGATCGACGAACGCCATCGAGACCCTCCTGCGGCCGCCGTAGAGGAGCGACCAGGGCGTGTCGAGCATCGTTGCCTGCTCGATCATGGGCAGCATCGGAGTTATCCCGATCCCACCGGCCACGAAGAGATAGCGATCGGCGGGCACCAGCGGGAAGTGGTTGCGAGGCCCACCCACCTCGATCCCGTCGCCGACGGCGAGATGATCATGGACGAAGGCTGAGCCGCCACGGCCGTCGGGCTCGCGCAGCACGGCGATCTCGTAGGAGCGTGGGTCCCACCGGTCACCGCAGAGCGAGTACTGGCGGGTGAGTCCGTTGGGGAGACCCAGGTCGATGTGCGCTCCGGGCGTCCAGTCCGGCAGTCGCAGTCCTCCCGGCGCCTCCAGGCGGAGCCTGACCACGCCGTCCGCGACGGGGTCCTTGGCGGTGACGACGAGGGCTACCCGGCCGGAGGCACCGACGGACGCCACGACGGGCGCGGGCCGGCCTGCTGCGGCGGGCGACGATGAGAGCGACATGCGTCGGAGGATGCCCCGATAGTGACAGCGGTCACTATGGCTTTCCCATTGAACGGGCGGACGGCTCGGATTGCGCGTCGCCGCAGCTGACGCGCTGCTCAGCTGCCCCCCGAGGCCCGCGGAGGGCCCGCTCGAGACCCCGGGCTGCGGTGCGCAGCACGTCGATGCGTGGCCGCGTCGAGCTGCCATCATTGGGAATGACGAGAGCGAGCCCGGCGATGACGCTGCCGCTCGGTTCACGGACCGGGACGGCGACCCCGGTCGCCGCCAGGTCGATGTGGCCGCGGCACTCGGCGAAACCCTGGTGCCGCACGTCGGCCAGCAAGGCTCGCAGACGGGCCGGATCCGTGACGGTGGAATGCGTGTAGGACTGCAGCGGCCCCGCCAGAACCTGCTCCTGCACACCGCGTGACGCATGGGCAAGCAGGACGAGACCGGCGGAGGACGCATGGAGGGGGAGACGCCCGGCGATCCGGGTAACGTTGATGACCGCGCCGCGGGCGGAAAGGCGCTCGAGGAAAAGCACGTCACGCCCGTCGAGCACCCCGAGCTGGGTGTGGTGCCCGACCACCGCCTGCAGGTCCTCCATGAAGGGCATCGAGACCTCACGGAGCACCTGCGCGGGCGACGCGCGGGCGGCGAGCTCCCACATCCTGACCCCGACGCGGACCTGGCCGCGCGCGTCACGACGAAGGAGCTGGTGGGAGACGAGCTGGTCCACCAGCCGCGATGCCGTCGATGGGGGCAGGCCCGCCCGAGCCGCCAGCTCGCCGACGGTCATGGCCGGCGTGGCGGGATCGAACGATTCGAGCATCCGCACGACGCGCTCGACGACGCCCTCACCGGAGGGTGACCGCGCCACGGGCTCACCTCCAGCTGATCATGCGCAACGTTCCATGCCCCGTCATGTCAGGGCAGCTCCAGAGTGACCTCGGCCCCGGGGCCGCTGAGCCGCGTCACGCAGGTGCAGAGGAGCCGGGCCGCATCGTGCTGGGCAGCGTCCAGGAAGACGTCCCGGTGGTCGACTTCACCACGGTGTCCCAGCACCTTGACCTGGCACAAACCGCACTCGCCCTTGCGGCAGTCGAACATCATGTCGAGGCCGGCATCCTCGAGCGCTTCGAGGATCGAGCGTTCCGCCGGCACCTCGAGGTCGACACCGTGTGCAGGTACGCGCACCGTGAACGCTTGGTTGGCGAACCGTCCGCTGGCCCCGAACGTCTCGAGGCGGAGGTCACGGGAGTGCCGGCCGTCGCTGCGCCATGCCTCACGCACCGCGTCCATGAGCCGCAGGGGA containing:
- the pcaH gene encoding protocatechuate 3,4-dioxygenase subunit beta; the encoded protein is MTTETQAELSAEMATIAQDYAASVAAGAPVETRPRLDYPPYRSSILRHPTKSLHHADPEEVELWAPAFGPTDVDPLEADLTIQHGGEPIGERMVVTGRVVDGEGRPVRHQLVELWQANAAGRYVHKRDQHPAPVDPHFTGAGRCLTDGDGWYRFTTIKPGPYPWRNHRNAWRPAHLHFSLFGTEFTQRLVTQMYFPGDPLFDLDPIYQSIVDPAARDRLVATYDHTVTTHEWATGYRWDIVLTGSHRTVRESDVEHL
- a CDS encoding IclR family transcriptional regulator, which encodes MAGNAREPGTTVAQRIVALLGAFDDQHRRLPLARLAERSGLAPPTAHRLAAELVAGGLLERRGDGTYAVGRRLWDLGLLAAVQTDLRAAAAPFLQDIYAATLATVHLAVREGTEVLYVERLSGRASVPIISTVGSRLPGHATGVGKVLLAHAPPAVLDELLAGPLPRLTPYTVVQPGTLRRQLEAARRDGYATTVEEVSAGACSLAVPVRRGSAPDAPVVAALGVVVPSLKRDRPRLLASLRTAAAGIARSL
- a CDS encoding 4-hydroxybenzoate 3-monooxygenase, whose protein sequence is MTTASTTRTRVVVVGGGPAGLLLSHLLHLAGIESVVLDHREHDEIATTHRAGILERDSVRLLVDSGASERVLTEGDRHGGIYLRFGGVSHHVDFEALVGASVWLYPQTAVFRDLHATRSAAAGDLRYGVSDVQVLDVAEPRVTYTGTDGRTHEVVAEVVVGADGSRSVCRPLVADRKQYLREYPFAWFGILAQAPRSAPELVYARSEKGFALISQRTPDVQRMYFQCDPGEDPTGWSDERIWEELQGRVAGVDDFGLQTGPVLERSVLPFRSFVQTPLRHDRLVLAGDAGHTVPPTGAKGLNLAMADVRVLAEELERFLLKGQADALETYTDRALARVWKAQHFSYWMTTMLHRSPDSEDFDEARQLGELESLVSSTAGSTYLAEGYTGWPTV
- a CDS encoding IclR family transcriptional regulator, with translation MAGGGTPGASLVRRTLAVLGAFDDRHRRLGLTELATRADLPVPTTLRIARELVAGGALERGEDGRYAVGRRIWDLGLLAPMQSGLRETAAPFLQDLQAATRATVHLAEREGDQVLYLERLAGRTTVPVVSRVGGTLPLHATGVGKVLLAHAPADVVARVLSELSGRPRLTPYTITSPGVLAEQLRRIRREGVATTAEEMTLGACSIAVPIRLGGTGGTGGTGGTGDPGGAGEVVAALGVVVPSLRRDRPRILAALQVAASGTGRALARAAVGQRG
- a CDS encoding cytochrome P450, with translation MSLATPDPTVEAPALDVDPFGPEILADPIPFHERLRAAGPVVHLPRYDVYAMGRYAEVHAALVDWQRFQSAAGVGLSNFRSEKPWRPPSLLLETDPPHHDAPRHVLEPILNPRALRALRPRWETAAEELVEDLLERERFDAVSNLAERFPLRVFPDAVGIPEEGRENLLPYGDHLFNAFGPVNALVEKGLPRIAGVSGWVNEQCRREVLSADGFGARIWEASDCGDITAEQAPLVVRSLLSAGVDTTVHALGAVMAGFLSSPEQWERLRAEPARARVAFDEAIRWESPVQTFFRTATCDVRVGDVVVPEGRKILMFLGSANNDPSRWERPEEFDLDRDPSGHVGFGMGIHQCVGQHVARMEAECVLHALARRVKKIEPDGIPVRHLNNTLRGFSSLPARLVAR
- a CDS encoding PDR/VanB family oxidoreductase → MSLSSSPAAAGRPAPVVASVGASGRVALVVTAKDPVADGVVRLRLEAPGGLRLPDWTPGAHIDLGLPNGLTRQYSLCGDRWDPRSYEIAVLREPDGRGGSAFVHDHLAVGDGIEVGGPRNHFPLVPADRYLFVAGGIGITPMLPMIEQATMLDTPWSLLYGGRRRVSMAFVDRLARWGDRVTLWPQDSHGLLDLASAVDAEPSGTKIYCCGPAPLLAAVESVCTDRPVGHLRIERFEAREQGPPVRTTGYEVELARTGTVLGIQPGDSVLDALAAAGAPVLASCRQGVCGTCETTVLAGTPDHRDSLLDEAQRRRNDCFYPCVSRSASDRLVLDL